A window of Plantibacter sp. PA-3-X8 genomic DNA:
CGCGGAGGAGGCCGGCATCAAGTCGGCCACCTTCGAGGTCGACGCACCGTACGCCTTCGGCACGTTGAGCGTCGAAGCGGGCACGCACCGCCTGGTGCGCATGAGCCCCTTCGGTGCCGCCGGCAAGCGTCAGACGAGCTTCGCCGCCGTCGAGGTCATCCCGCTCATGGAGGAGACGGAGATCGTCGAGATCCCCGAATCGGACATCCGTGTCGACGTCTTCCGGTCCAGCGGCCCTGGTGGACAGTCGGTCAACACGACCGACTCCGCCGTTCGCATCACCCACCTGCCGACCGGCACGGTCGTCTCGATGCAGAACGAGAAGAGCCAGATCCAGAACCGCGCCGCGGCCATGCGCGTGCTCCAGTCGCGACTCCTCCTCATCCAGAAGGAGCAGGAGGCCGCGACGAAGAAGGAGCTGGCCGGCACCATCACGGCGAGCTGGGGCGACCAGATGCGCTCCTACGTGCTCGCGCCGTACCAGATGGTCAAGGACCTGCGGACGGAGCACGAGCAGGGGAACCCCGCAGCGGTGTTCGACGGCGATCTCGACGGGTTCATCGCGGCGGGCATCCGCTGGCGGTCCATGTCGAAGCCGGAGTAGCGCACCGCGGCATAGTGTTCGCCCAGCCCTCGTACAGGGTACGGATCGCGGGCGTGTCCTGCCCGTAATCGGCAGGTCGCTCCTTAAGCTCAAGGAGCCATGATTCGGTTTGATCACATCTCCAAGAAGTATCCGGGAACCTCGCGTCCCGCGCTCAACGACGTCGATTTCGAAATCCTCCGGGGAGAGTTCATCTTCCTCGTCGGTGCCTCGGGATCGGGGAAGTCGAGCTGCCTCCGCCTGATGCTCAAGGAGGACAAGCCGAGCAAGGGCAAGATCCATGTGCTCGGCCACGACCTCGGTTCCATCTCGAACCGCAAGGTGCCGTACTTCCGGCGCAGCCTCGGGGTCGTGTTCCAGGACTTCCGACTGCTGCCGAGCAAGACGGTCTACCAGAACGTCGCCTTCACCCTCCAGGTGATCGGCAAGTCGCGCGGCTTCGTCCAGGAGGCCGTCCCCGACGTCCTCAAGATGGTCGGACTCGACGGCAAGGCGCAGCGCCTGCCGCACGAGCTGTCCGGTGGTGAGCAGCAGCGCGTCGCCATCGCCCGCGCGATCGTCAACAAGCCGCAGATCCTGCTCGCCGACGAACCGACCGGTAACCTCGACCCCGCCACCAGCGCCGGCATCATGCAGTTGCTGGAGCGCATCAACGCCGGTGGGACGACGGTCGTCATGGCCACGCACGAGGCCGGCTTCGTCGACCAGATGCAGCGTCGTGTGATCGAGCTGCAGGACGGCCAGATCGTCCGTGACGAACGCCACGGTGGATACGGCACGACCGCGGCCATCCCGGGTCTCGTCAGAGGATCCTCCAAGGCTGCCGTCCCGTCGGCACAGACAGCTCCCGCAACGGCCTCGACCCCGGTCGCGCCCGCCGTCGAGACCTCCTCGGTTCCGGTGACGACCACGACGTCGTCCGTCGCTGCCAGCTCCGAGCCCACGACGAGTGCCGTGGCCGCAGCCGCGGTCGCCGCAACCGCGACCACGCCGACCGCTCCAGCCGCGCCGACCGCGCCCGCCGCGGTCTCGCGCAAGACCACGCCGCGGGCCGACACCGACGAGGTCGTCACCCGGGTGTCCGGCTCGACGCCGATCCAGGAATCGGCCGCGGCTTCCGTCGCCGAGCCTGAGACCCCGGCGACGCGGGCCGAGGAATCGACACCGGAAGCGCCCGAGGCCGAGCCGACGACGCCGGAAGCGGAGCCCGCCGTGCCACCGGCGGCTGCGGTCCCGGAGGTCGCGCCTCCGCAACGCCTGAGCAACGCCACGGGCCCCATCGGGCTCCCGGCACGCAACGAGATCGACCCGATCGAGGTCGAACACCTGTCGCTCGCCGAGCGACTCGGTCTGCGTGCCGCGGCGCGCGGCACTGAAGACGGAGAGCAGAACGTGGGGCCGACCAAGTGAGACTCGCTCTGATCTGGTCCGAGGTCTGGAACGGCCTGCGTCGCAACGTCTCGATGGTCGTCTCCGTCGTGCTCGTGACGTTCATCTCGCTCACCTTCGTCGGTACGGCCGTCCTGCTGCAGATGCAGATCGGCCAGATGAAGAACTACTGGTACGACCGCGCACAGGTCGCGATCTACCTCTGCACCGCCGACAGCGCGGGCGACACCTGCGCCGCCGGCGCCGCGACCGAGGAGCAGCGCGCTGCCGTCCAGAGCGCCTTGGAGTCGTCGACCCTCGCACCCTTCGTGGACAAGTTCTACTTCGAGGACCAGGCGCAGGCGTTCACGAACTTCCAAGAGCAGTTCAAGGGCAACGACATCGCACAGTTCGTCACGGCGGACCAGCTGCCCGAGACCTTCTGGGTGAACATGAAGGACGCCTCGCAGTCCGACGTGCTCGTCGAGGCGTTCTCCGGCGTCGCGGGCGTGGAGCAGGTGACGGATCAACGCCAGTACCTCGACCAGATCTTCTCGGTCCTGAACATCGCCAGTTACACGGCGATCGGGATCGCAGCACTCATGCTGGTCGCCGCAGCCCTGCTGATCGCGACGACCATCCGATTGTCGGCGTACTCGAGACGCCGGGAACTCGGCATCATGCGATTGGTGGGTGCATCGAACCGGTTCATCCAGACACCGTTCATCCTCGAGGGTGTGTTCGCCGCGCTCATCGGCTCCATCCTCGCGGCCGGGGCGGTGATCACCATCGTCCAGGTGTTCGTCCAGGGATACCTGGCGGACCGCATGCGGTACGTCAACTTCGTCGATCTCGGTGACGCCTTCGTGGTCCTCCCGATCCTGCTGCTCGTCGGCGTGCTGTTGGCGGCGATCTCGGCCAACTTCGCGATCTCGCGGTACCTCAAGGTCTAGCGGGGAGGCAGTGCGGCCACCGCACCGCTCGCTCTGCGTTAGACTGACAGGCTGCCGCGATCGCGGCCGGTCCGTTCCGATGGATCCGAACCAGAACGTCAGGAGTACACCGTGCCGAGGGAACGGGGCGAGAACGTCGTGGCCACGAACCGCAAGGCCCGCCACGACTACACGATCGAGGACACCTACGAGGCCGGCATGGTCTTGACGGGTACCGAGGTGAAGTCGCTGCGAGCCGGGCGGGCGTCGCTCGTCGACGGGTACGCCTTCATCGACCGCCGTGAGGCGTGGCTCGACGCGGTACACATCCCCGAGTACGGCCAGGGCACGTGGACGAACCACCCGCCGCGGCGCAAGCGCAAGCTGCTGCTGCACCGCGAGCAGATCGACAAGATCGCCCACAAGATCGCCCCCGGTGGTTTCACCCTCGTGCCGTTGAAGATCTACTTCAAGGACGGCAAGGCCAAGGTGGAGATCGCCGTGGCGAAGGGCAAGAAGGAATACGACAAGCGGCATGCCCTGCGCGAGAAGCAGGACACCCGTGAGGCCGCGCGTGCGATGGCCACCAGGAACCGTCTCGGCGAATAGGTGACAGGCGCCACCTCGGCGCGGTACACTTGAAAGCTGCACCGCAAGGTGCTCGTCCACCGCTCGCGGTGGATTGACAACTCGACAGCGTGTGACAACGACCCTCTTCGCCTCGTACTCCGAGGCGCTGAGTCCATGGGGATGATCGGTTTCGACATTGCCTGCGAAACTGCGAGAAGCGGGTCGAGGATGCAGGGTTATCTCGTTAACGATCTCTGCAAAACAACAAGTGCCAACTCTAAGCGCACTGACTTCGCCCTCGCTGCTTAAGCGAGCCCGATAGTCCGTCAGACCGAGCGTGTCCCCGTCTCGGATCCTGGCGTCATCTAGGGGACTTGCTGGATGACGGAGCCGCGACGTCATCCGGGACTTTTCTTCGGCTGGGCCCGTCGACCAAGATGCCCTTGTCAATGGTCGGGGCCGAGTAGAACGCATTAAGGGATACGCCCGTAGAAGGCGCAGAATCACAGCAGTGGACGGGGGTTCAATTCCCCCCATCTCCACTCCGGACGTTGTCACACGCTGCCGAGTCGACGACAGGCCCCCGCTTCGGCGGGGGCCTGTCGTCGTTCCTGGGGTCGGAGGGGTACCGACGGGCTGCTAACCTGGGAGTCCAGAGGCCGCCACCACCCGGGAGACCTGCATGGCGACAATCCTGCTTGTTTTTGCTGCGATCGCCGTCGCCACGCCCACACTCACTCGAGTGCTGTCGACGAAGGTCTTCTACTTCATCGCGTGTATGCCCGCGGCGGCATTCGTCTGGACGCTCTTCCAAACCGGCACGGTCACGGCCGGCGGCACGGTCGTCGAGACGATCGAGTGGATCCCGCAACTGAGCATCGCGCTCTCGTTCCGGATGGACACGCTCGCCTGGCTGCTGTCCCTCGTGGTCACCGGCGTCGGTGCTCTCGTATTGCTCTACTGCGGCCGCTACTTCTCCTCGACCGAGCCCGGCCTCGGTCGCTTCGCCGCGCTCCTCTTCGCCTTCGCCGGCACGATGTTCGGTCTCGTGACCGCCGACGACATCATCGTCATGTTCATGTTCTGGGAGATCACGAGTGTGCTCTCCTACCTGCTCATCGGGCACTACACCGATCGCAAGGAGAGTCGCGGTGCCGCGCTCCAGGCGCTCCTGGTGACGACCTTCGGCGGGCTCGTCATGCTCGTGGGCGTCATCATGATCTCCGTGCAGGCGCAGAGCACCTCGCTCGCCTCGATCGTCGAGCAGGGTCTGACCGGCCCCGCGACCACCGTCGCCATCCTCCTCATCCTCGTCGGCGCGATCTCGAAGTCGGCGCTCGTGCCGTTCCACTTCTGGCTGCCGGCCGCGATGGCCGCACCGACGCCCGTGAGCGCATACCTGCACGCTGCGGCGATGGTGAAGGCCGGGATCTACCTCGTCGCGAGACTCGCTCCCGGTTACGCCGACACCCCGGGTTGGGACGCGATGCTCGTCGGCCTGGGTGTCCTCACCATGGTCGCCGGTGCCTGGCGGTCGCTGCGTCAGTACGACCTCAAGCTGGTCCTGGCCTACGGGACGGTGAGCCAACTCGGATTCCTCATGGTCATCTCGGGGTACGGCACCCGTGATTCGGCCCTGGCCGCCGTCGCGCTCCTGCTTGCTCACGCCATCTACAAGGCGGCACTCTTCCTCGTCGTCGGCATCATCGACCACCGCGCTGGGACGCGTGACTGGAGGCACCTCTCCGGTCTCGGGCGT
This region includes:
- the prfB gene encoding peptide chain release factor 2, which produces MFDLDLSTQISTLRSTFDDIRTVVDVDRLEAEIATLSEQAGAQDLWDDTTNAQKVTSALSHRQSELARITSIANRLDDLEVLIELATDAQDEESADEARQELISLQKVLGDLEVQTLLSGEYDPRPAVVTIRAGAGGVDAADFADMLFRMYLRWAEQHKYPVTVMDTSYAEEAGIKSATFEVDAPYAFGTLSVEAGTHRLVRMSPFGAAGKRQTSFAAVEVIPLMEETEIVEIPESDIRVDVFRSSGPGGQSVNTTDSAVRITHLPTGTVVSMQNEKSQIQNRAAAMRVLQSRLLLIQKEQEAATKKELAGTITASWGDQMRSYVLAPYQMVKDLRTEHEQGNPAAVFDGDLDGFIAAGIRWRSMSKPE
- the ftsE gene encoding cell division ATP-binding protein FtsE, with protein sequence MIRFDHISKKYPGTSRPALNDVDFEILRGEFIFLVGASGSGKSSCLRLMLKEDKPSKGKIHVLGHDLGSISNRKVPYFRRSLGVVFQDFRLLPSKTVYQNVAFTLQVIGKSRGFVQEAVPDVLKMVGLDGKAQRLPHELSGGEQQRVAIARAIVNKPQILLADEPTGNLDPATSAGIMQLLERINAGGTTVVMATHEAGFVDQMQRRVIELQDGQIVRDERHGGYGTTAAIPGLVRGSSKAAVPSAQTAPATASTPVAPAVETSSVPVTTTTSSVAASSEPTTSAVAAAAVAATATTPTAPAAPTAPAAVSRKTTPRADTDEVVTRVSGSTPIQESAAASVAEPETPATRAEESTPEAPEAEPTTPEAEPAVPPAAAVPEVAPPQRLSNATGPIGLPARNEIDPIEVEHLSLAERLGLRAAARGTEDGEQNVGPTK
- the ftsX gene encoding permease-like cell division protein FtsX, whose product is MRLALIWSEVWNGLRRNVSMVVSVVLVTFISLTFVGTAVLLQMQIGQMKNYWYDRAQVAIYLCTADSAGDTCAAGAATEEQRAAVQSALESSTLAPFVDKFYFEDQAQAFTNFQEQFKGNDIAQFVTADQLPETFWVNMKDASQSDVLVEAFSGVAGVEQVTDQRQYLDQIFSVLNIASYTAIGIAALMLVAAALLIATTIRLSAYSRRRELGIMRLVGASNRFIQTPFILEGVFAALIGSILAAGAVITIVQVFVQGYLADRMRYVNFVDLGDAFVVLPILLLVGVLLAAISANFAISRYLKV
- the smpB gene encoding SsrA-binding protein SmpB, with the protein product MPRERGENVVATNRKARHDYTIEDTYEAGMVLTGTEVKSLRAGRASLVDGYAFIDRREAWLDAVHIPEYGQGTWTNHPPRRKRKLLLHREQIDKIAHKIAPGGFTLVPLKIYFKDGKAKVEIAVAKGKKEYDKRHALREKQDTREAARAMATRNRLGE